One genomic window of Pagrus major chromosome 22, Pma_NU_1.0 includes the following:
- the LOC141017952 gene encoding interferon-induced protein 44-like isoform X2: protein MMGGLFSRSDAPPAQPPAQPPPPPSPLLSEPWRTIHWGDSQSVLQHVKDYKPPTDTHQIRILLFGPVGAGQSSFINSVQSVLQGKMCSQALVDHLSPSSFTREFTTYKIRKEDGQSLYPFVFNDMMGLERRDGVLVDDVKLALRGHMRDGYKFNRQSKLSEDDPFYNKNPSTNDKVHVLVLVIDANTVSVMKDEIVQTFRDIRREASDLGIPQVAIFTKIDEACPEIKKDFKTVYKVRYLKKKMEEFSADVGIPMNCIFPVENYHNHISLDSDVDSLILSALRDIINYGDDYINLKKSNDRLISFNVA from the exons A TGATGGGAGGACTATTCTCCAGATCTGATGCACCTCCTGCACAACCTCCTGCAcaacctcctccacctccttcaccAC TTCTCAGTGAACCGTGGAGGACGATACACTGGGG agacagtcagagcgTTCTGCAGCATGTGAAGGACTACAAACCTCCTACTGACACACATCAGATCAGGATTCTTCTTTTTGGACCAGTTGGAGCTGGACAGTCCAGTTTCATAAACTCTGTCCAGAGTGTCTTGCAAGGCAAAATGTGTTCACAGGCTTTGGTGGATCACCTCTCTCCTTCATCTTTCACCAGAGAG TTCACAACTTACAAGATCAGAAAAGAAGACGGACAGTCCCTTTATCCTTTTGTCTTCAACGACATGATGGGCCTGGAAAGAAGAGACGGAGTCCTTGTGGACGACGTCAAACTGGCTCTGAGGGGACACATGAGAGACGGTTACAAG TTCAATCGTCAATCTAAGCTGTCAGAGGACGATCCATTCTACAACAAAAACCCAAGTACCAACGACAAAGTTCACGTTCTGGTTCTGGTCATTGATGCCAACACAGTGTCTGTGATGAAGGATGAAATTGTGCAGACGTTTCGGGACATCAGGAGGGAAGCCAGTGATCTGG gaattcctcaagtggccattttCACCAAAATTGATGAGGCCTGTCCTGAAatcaaaaaagattttaaaactgTCTACAAGGTCCGGTACCTGAAGAAGAAG ATGGAGGAGTTCAGTGCAGACGTGGGAATCCCCATGAACTGCATCTTCCCTGTGGAGAACTACCATAACCACATCAGCCTCGACAGTGACGTTGACTCACTGATCCTGAGCGCCCTGAGAGACATCATCAACTACGGAGATGACTACATCAACTTAAAGAAGAGTAACGACAGACTGATAAGTTTTAACGTAGCGTAA
- the LOC141017952 gene encoding interferon-induced protein 44-like isoform X1: MGGLFSRSDAPPAQPPAQPPPPPSPLLSEPWRTIHWGDSQSVLQHVKDYKPPTDTHQIRILLFGPVGAGQSSFINSVQSVLQGKMCSQALVDHLSPSSFTREFTTYKIRKEDGQSLYPFVFNDMMGLERRDGVLVDDVKLALRGHMRDGYKFNRQSKLSEDDPFYNKNPSTNDKVHVLVLVIDANTVSVMKDEIVQTFRDIRREASDLGIPQVAIFTKIDEACPEIKKDFKTVYKVRYLKKKMEEFSADVGIPMNCIFPVENYHNHISLDSDVDSLILSALRDIINYGDDYINLKKSNDRLISFNVA, from the exons ATGGGAGGACTATTCTCCAGATCTGATGCACCTCCTGCACAACCTCCTGCAcaacctcctccacctccttcaccAC TTCTCAGTGAACCGTGGAGGACGATACACTGGGG agacagtcagagcgTTCTGCAGCATGTGAAGGACTACAAACCTCCTACTGACACACATCAGATCAGGATTCTTCTTTTTGGACCAGTTGGAGCTGGACAGTCCAGTTTCATAAACTCTGTCCAGAGTGTCTTGCAAGGCAAAATGTGTTCACAGGCTTTGGTGGATCACCTCTCTCCTTCATCTTTCACCAGAGAG TTCACAACTTACAAGATCAGAAAAGAAGACGGACAGTCCCTTTATCCTTTTGTCTTCAACGACATGATGGGCCTGGAAAGAAGAGACGGAGTCCTTGTGGACGACGTCAAACTGGCTCTGAGGGGACACATGAGAGACGGTTACAAG TTCAATCGTCAATCTAAGCTGTCAGAGGACGATCCATTCTACAACAAAAACCCAAGTACCAACGACAAAGTTCACGTTCTGGTTCTGGTCATTGATGCCAACACAGTGTCTGTGATGAAGGATGAAATTGTGCAGACGTTTCGGGACATCAGGAGGGAAGCCAGTGATCTGG gaattcctcaagtggccattttCACCAAAATTGATGAGGCCTGTCCTGAAatcaaaaaagattttaaaactgTCTACAAGGTCCGGTACCTGAAGAAGAAG ATGGAGGAGTTCAGTGCAGACGTGGGAATCCCCATGAACTGCATCTTCCCTGTGGAGAACTACCATAACCACATCAGCCTCGACAGTGACGTTGACTCACTGATCCTGAGCGCCCTGAGAGACATCATCAACTACGGAGATGACTACATCAACTTAAAGAAGAGTAACGACAGACTGATAAGTTTTAACGTAGCGTAA
- the LOC141017753 gene encoding interferon-induced protein 44-like, with the protein MYLSVFSKPWREINWGDKVSALQHVKNYKPTERHQLRILLHGPAGAGKSSFINSVQSVLRGRMYTQALVDNVSYGSFTRKYTTYKIPKGDQQSFYPFVFNDIMGLDPKKGVPVDDVKLALGGHVKDGYKFDPESKLSEYNPFYNKYPKTNDKVHVLVCVIDANTVSTMRDETMQKIRDIRMEASDLDIPQVAILTKIDEACPEIKADLKNVYKVQSMKEKMEEFSANVGIPMNCIFPVKNYHQEINIDSDVDSLILSALRDIIRYGDDFINLKKSDNTLFNFFNSSSENVESPSLEVQVLGPVKLLFIKPGPCEN; encoded by the exons ATGTATTTGTCAGTTTTCAGCAAACCATGGAGGGAAATAAACTGGGG AGACAAAGTGAGCGCTCTGCAGCATGTGAAGAACTACAAACCTACTGAAAGACATCAGCTCAGGATTCTTCTTCATGGACCAGCAGGAGCTGGAAAGTCCAGTTTCATCAACTCTGTCCAGAGTGTCTTACGAGGCAGAATGTATACACAGGCTTTGGTGGATAACGTCTCTTATGGCTCTTTCACCCGAAAG TATACAACCTACAAGATCCCAAAAGGAGACCAACAGTCCTTTTACCCTTTTGTCTTCAATGACATCATGGGCCTGGATCCAAAGAAAGGAGTCCCTGTGGACGACGTCAAATTGGCTCTGGGGGGACATGTGAAGGATGGTTACAAG TTCGATCCTGAATCTAAGCTGTCAGAGTATAATCCATTCTACAACAAATACCCAAAAACTAACGACAAAGTTCACGTTCTGGTTTGTGTCATTGATGCCAACACTGTTTCTACAATGAGAGATGAAACTATGCAGAAGATTCGGGACATCAGGATGGAAGCCAGTGATCTGG ATAttcctcaagtggccattctCACCAAAATTGATGAGGCCTGTCCTGAAATCAAAGCAGATTTAAAGAATGTCTACAAGGTCCAGTCCATGAAGGAAAAG ATGGAGGAGTTCAGTGCAAATGTGGGAATTCCCATGAACTGCATCTTCCCTGTGAAGAACTATCATCAAGAAATCAACATCGACAGTGATGTTGACTCACTGATCCTGAGCGCCCTGAGAGACATCATCCGCTATGGAGACGACTTCATCAACTTAAAGAAGAGTGACAACACACTGTTTAACTTTTTCAACTCTTCCAGTGAG AACGTTGAGTCACCCTCGTTGGAGGTTCAGGTTTTAGGTCCAGTCAAACTGCTCTTCATCAAACCAGGTCCCTGTGAGAACTGA